A region of the Muricauda sp. MAR_2010_75 genome:
TCAAATTGTTTGTCACTATTGATGTGGGCCACTCTTCCTGCAGTAATCACGCGACCATCAAAATGCTCGGCCACTTTTTCCTTTACATGGTTCTCCACACAGTTGAGTTCCATCATGGGTTCAAAAATACCATCCGGAAGTTGGGGGAGTCCCAAAGTTTCACCGGTAACTCCAATATAACTCTCAACCTTGTCATACCAAGGGGCAATATCTTTATAGCGAACTGGCCAATCCACGGCAATACCATCATTTTTATTGGCACCAAAATCAATATCACTCCAGCGGTAGCTATGACGACCCCACATAATGGAACGTCCACCTACATGGTAGCCGCGCATCCAATCAAATCGTTTTGTTTCATTATAAGGATGGTCAATATCATCCACAAACCAAAAATTGTGTGGTGCTTTCACCGTATATCCAGTTCTGGCCTGTTTTTCTTGTCTGGCCGCTTTTTCTCTTGGCAATTCACCATTATGGGGGAAATCCCAAGGGTCTGAATTAGCTGTAGGATAGTCTTCTCTGTGTTTTACCATGGGACCACGTTCCAAGACGAGGGTCTTTAGGCCGTTCTCACATAGCTCCTTTGCAGCCCAACCACCACTAATGCCTGTTCCTACTACAATGGCATCATATGATTCCTGCTCCTCGTTGTAATAAAATTTACTCATTTATTCGGATTGTTTATTTGCTAAATGTATTAATTATTAAATTAATTTTCTACATTTAATCCCTATGTTTATTGAGAATTCTCTACTATAACGTTGTAGTTTTTGGATTCTATAAGAAAATCGATAGTTTGAATTTATGAACAAAAAGAATGTTTTTCAAAACGGCTTTTTGGCCGTAATGGTAATTTTAGTGTCAGCATTTTATTCCTGCAAGCAGAATCAGAAAAAAGAAACCTCTGATAATCAAGCGTCCGAGGAAGTTGTGGCTGAAACAACAGAACCTTCCTATAAACTTTCCTTGGCCCAATGGTCCATCAACAGAATGATCAGAGAAGATGGGGTTGATCCCTACAAGTTTGCCGAAATGGCCAACGAATGGGGTTTTGAAGGATTGGAGTACGTAAGCCAGTTGTATTATCCCGAGTTGGAAAAGGACAATTTTTCGGAAGCTGCCATGAAAACTTTTGTTGAAAAAAGCAAGGCCGAGAGTGAGAAATATGGTCTTGAGAACCTACTGATCATGGTAGATGGACAGGGAGATTTGGCGGCAGAAGATGAGAATGAACGTAAAGAAGCCGCAGAAAACCACCACAAATGGGTTGATGCTGCTGCAGCTTTGGGCTGTCACTCAATTCGAGTGAATTTAAATGGAACCCAAGACCCTGAGGTATGGGTACCAGCTTCCATTGATGGACTTACGCAATTGGCTACCTATGCCAAAGACAAGAATATCAATGTAATTGTTGAAAACCATGGTGGCCCTTCATCAAACGCAGCATTGTTGGCAGAAGTCATTGAACAAGTGGGTATGGAGAATTGTGGTACATTGCCAGATTTTGGCAATTTCTGCATCAAAAGGGAGGCAGGGGATTATTACGAATCCAAATGTGTTGAGGAATATGATCGATACAAAGGAGTTGAGGAATTGATGCCCTATGCCAAAGGGGTCAGTGCCAAATCCTATGGTTTTGATGAAGAAGGCAAGGAGACCACCATCGACTTTGCCAGAATGATCAAGATTGTTAAAGATTCGGGTTATACGGGATTTATTGATGTTGAATATGAAGGGAACGAACTGAGCGAGGAAGAAGGTATATTGGCCACAAAAAGATTATTGGAAGAACTTCTTTGACCCACCTCAATAAGTTAAAGGCTCTATGAAGGGATTTTTACAACAACTCTTCGACTATAATTTCTACTGCAACAAAAAATTGATTGCACAGTGTGGTTCCCAGGATAAAATCCCGGAGAACTGTGCACGCCTTTTTAGTCATATCTTAAATGCCCATCATATATGGAACCAACGGATTTTGGGGGCACCAACAACGTATACGGTTTGGCAGGAACATCCCTTTGAAAACTGGGAGGACATCCACTATGAAAACCAAAGGACTTCGTTTGAGATCATTACCAATGCGGATGACCTTTACAAAAGGGTGGAATACGAAAACAGCCAGGGGAGAACCTTTGGCAACGAACTAAAGGATATCCTTTTTCACGTAGTGAACCATTCTACCCACCACCGTGGTCAAATTTTAATGGATTTAAGGGATTCCGGTATCACTCCAGAACCTTTGGACTATATATTTTATAAAAGGTAATCTCTCTATGGGCGCAAAAATAAAGTTCCAGCTTTCGTTTATGATGTTCTTGGAGTTCTTCATTTGGGGAGGTTGGTTTGTGACTTTGGGTACCTTTCTGGGAAACAATTTGAATGCTACTGGTGGTCAAATGGCACAAGCATTTTCAACCCAGTCTTGGGGAGCCATTATTGCCCCTTTTATTATTGGATTGATTGCGGACAGATACTTTAATGCGGAACGAATTTTGGGTATGCTCCATCTCATGGGAGCCTTGCTGATGTATCAAATGTACCAAACTACAGAGTTTGCGCTTTTCTATCCGTATGTGTTGGGCTATATGATTCTGTATATGCCTACACTTGCTCTAGTGAACTCTATTTCCTTCAATCAAATGAAAGACCCTGCAAAAGAGTTTTCCCCCATTCGGGTTTTTGGTACCATTGGCTGGATTGTGGCTGGACTTGTAATCAGCTACGTGTTTCTTTGGGATTCTCCCGAAGGGATACAATCCGGAATGTTAAAGAACACCTTCCTAATGGTAGCTTTGGCATCCGCCGTATTGGGATTGTTCAGTTTTACCCTGCCCAAGACCCCTCCCAGAGTGGACAGAAATGAGAAAGTAAGCATTTCTGAAATGTTGGGGCTTGATGCCTTGAAACTGTTGAAGGATAGAAACTTCTTGATTTTCTTTATTTCTTCAGTCTTGATCTGTATTCCATTGGCATTTTATTACCAAAACGCCAACCCCTTCTTATCTGAAATCGGAATGGATAATCCCACCGGGAAAATGACCATCGGCCAAGCCTCCGAAGTGCTTTTTATGCTGCTGTTACCTTATTTTTTCACAAAATTTGGATTTAAAAAGACAATTATGGCTGGGATGTTGGCCTGGACTATACGATATTTGTTGTTTGCCTATGGCAATGCCGGTGAAATGGCCTTTATGCTACTGATAGGCATTGCACTCCACGGTATTTGCTACGACTTTTTCTTTGTATCAGGTCAAATTTATACCGATTCAAAGGCTGGCGACAAATACAAAAGTGCAGCGCAAGGGCTCATTACTTTGGCCACTTATGGTGTGGGTATGCTGATAGGATTTTGGGTGGCCGGACAAATTACGGATGCCAACATAATAGGAGAAAACCAACACAGTTGGACAAAAATATGGAGCTTCCCTGCTATTTTTGCGCTGGGCGTGGCCCTTATTTTCCTGATTTTCTTTAAAAACGAAAAAGTATCATACAAACAATAATTAACTGAATAAATTAGACCTAATGGAACAAGTAAACAAGAATAGACTTTTTATAGCATCCTGTGTAGCCTTGTTGGTAACAGCAATGACTTTTGCCATAAGAGCACGACTGGAGACCGTTTTTGGACCCGAAGGGGTTGGACTTACCCTGGAACAAATAGGCTATGCCTTTACTCCTGCCTTTTGGGGATTTACCTTGGCAATGCTTTTGGGCGGCCCTTTGGTAGATTTTTTGGGAATTAAAAAAATCACATGGATTGCATTCATTACCCATGCTATTGGTATTGTCTGGACTATTTTGGCCAATGATATGACCTCACTTTTCATCGCCACTTTGTTTGTAGGCATTGGTAATGGTTTTGTTGAGGCGGCACTGAATCCTATGATTGCATCAATGTATCCTAAAAGCAAGACCAAAATGTTGAACCGTTTCCACGTGTGGTTTCCTGGCGGCATTGCAATAGGAGGCGTTGTAGGATGGCTGGTCATGGATGTAATGGGTCTTAGCTGGCAAATAATGGTAGGTACGCTATTTATCCCATTGATTATCTATGCGATACTATTTTTTGGACAAAAATTTCCGGTTACCGAACGTGTGGCCCTTGGGGTTACCAATAACAAAATGCTATCAAGTATTGGTAAGCCCCTCTTCATTTTTATGGTACTTTGTATGATGCTTACGGCCGCATCAGAATTGGGTACCACACAACGTATAGAATCCTTGTTAAAGGAATCAGGTACCATACCACTATTGGTGCTTGTCTTTATCAACGGAATTATGGCCTTGGGTAGAGCTTTCGCAGGTCAGGTCATTCATAAATTACAACCGTCAGGTATGCTCCTCTTTTCTGCAATATTTACATTTATAGGCCTTTGGTTGTTGACCATAACAAGTGGCTCTGCAACATTTTTGGCCGCAGGGGTATTTGCAATAGGGGTCACTTTTTTCTGGCCGACCATGCTCGGTTTTGTTGCAGAATACCTGCCAGAAACCGGTGCTTTGGGATTGTCCATAATGGGAGCGGCCGGAATGCTTTCTGTATCGATAGTACTACCCATCATGGGGAACCTTATGGATAACGCCAGTGCACATGAAGCTCTTCGTACTATGTCAGCCTTACCTGCCATATTGATTGTGGCCTTTATTGGATTGTATATATTTATGCGAGGAAAAAAAGTTCAGACAGAAGAGTAAGTTTCAATAATAGAGTAAAAATTAAGATTTATGCCAAAAAAAATCAGACTTGGAATTCTTGGAGGCGGCGGAGACTCCCTCATTGGAGTATTGCACAGAGTAGCCTCCTTCATTAATGACAACTATGAAATCGTAGGGGCGGTCTTCAACCCAAATTTTGAGGACAACATAAATTTTGCAAAGGAGATTGATGTTCCAACCAACCGTATCTATAAGGATTTTGATACATTGGTAGAAGAGGAATTAAAGCTTCCTGAAGATGAGCGAATTCAGGTTTGTTCCATCTTAACACCAAACTTCCTGCATTTTCCAATGGCGAAAAAACTATTGGAGAAAGGGTTTCACGTCATTTGTGAAAAGCCAATGACCACCACTTACGAAGAAGCCAAGATTTTACAGGATCTTTTGGCCAAATCCGGAAAGGTGTTCGCTGTGACGCATACGTATACCGGTTACCCCATGGTGCGTCAAATGCGGGAAATGATCAAGGCAGGAGCCTTGGGCAAGATTCACAAAGTGGATGCTAGATATTACCAAGGATGGATCAATGCCATTATCCACGATAAGGAAAAACGGTCTTCCGTCTGGCGATTGGACCCCAAAAAAGCGGGAATCAGTTCTTGTATGGGAGATATTGGGGTGCACGCCTTTAATATGATCGAGTTTACCACTGGACTTCAGATAAAATCCCTGTTATGCGATTTCAACTACATGTATGATGACAATGTTATGGATGTGGATGGAACCGTCCTCATTCGTATGGACAAGAATGTAAAAGGGGTAATCAGGGCAAGTCAGGTGGCCACTGGTGAGGAAAATGGTCTGGCCATTGCCATTTATGGTGAAAAAGGTGCTTTTAGATGGGAGCAGGAAAAACCCAATTTCCTCTATAAAATGAGCGATACAGAGCCTGTACAGATCTACAAGCCAGGACATGCCTATAACTCTGAACTTTCCTTGGATGGTACCAAGTTGCCTCCCGGACACCCGGAAGGTATCTTTGATGCCATGGCCAATATCTATCTGGGGGCTGCAAGGGCGATTCGGGGAGAAAAGTATAATGATGGGGAATTCCCTACCATGCTGGATGGTGTCCGAGGACTTAATTTCATTGAAAGTACGGTGGCCTCGCACAAGCAAGGCAACGTTTGGGTAGACATGGATTGATGCATTTTACCTTGATACAAAAGAAAAATGGCCGCAACTAGCGGCCATTTTTTTATCGTTTAAAAAGCAGTTCAATTCCCTGAAACACCACGATCATACTTTCTCGGGGAATCTTACCAAATTCGGCAAGTTCACGGGAGAAATAGGACCAATGTTTCTTTTTCCAATACTCCAGGCTTTTATCGCCCTCACCTTCCAATCGGGCCTGTTCTTCACGAACGGCAAAAAATGGCACCAATTTTACCGAAGAGGTCCGTATAATGCACTTGGCATTTCCCTCCCAATCGGTAACCACGGAAAACTCTCCGATTTTAGGCAATGGCTCCTTTCGTTGTTGCAACCCCATCAGGGAATGGGAAACCGCTCTTTTGGTTTCTTTACAAATTAAATCGACACAGGCATTCGCATCTTCTTCACTATCGTAAAAACGAATGACTTTGGGAGCATCTTTTGAAGCAAACTCCAAATGGGCGTCCAAAAAGTCGCCCCACAGATTCCGGGCAGATGCATTTTCCATAAGCAGGTATTTTAAAAAACTTTATGTTGCTTTAATTGTTGGCGAATTCCTATATTTATGTTTTCTACATGGGGAATAAAAATATCATAGAAATTTTTTAAATATAGAGGATAAATCGCAAAATTTTGCGGATTTGTCGATTCATAAAACCAAATTAAATGAAAACTATCAAAGGACCGGCTGTATTTTTGGCACAATTTGTAGACAGTCAACCTCCGTTCAATTCTTTGGACGGATTATGCAAATGGGCCTCTGGCCTTGGCTATAAAGGAATTCAAATACCAACATGGGAATCGTTCCTCATCGATTTGGACAAAGCTGCAGAAAGTCAGGATTACTGTGACGAACTCAAGGGAAAAATAAACTCCTATGGCCTTGAGATCACAGAATTGTCCACACACTTACAGGGACAATTGGTAGCAGTCCATCCAGCCTATGACATCATGTTTGACAATTTTGCACCGGAAGCACTTCATGGAAAACCCAAAGAGCGGACCCAATGGGCCATTGATACTGTAAAAAAGGCTGCAACCGCAAGTAGAAGATTGGGATTAAATGCCCATGC
Encoded here:
- a CDS encoding Gfo/Idh/MocA family protein translates to MPKKIRLGILGGGGDSLIGVLHRVASFINDNYEIVGAVFNPNFEDNINFAKEIDVPTNRIYKDFDTLVEEELKLPEDERIQVCSILTPNFLHFPMAKKLLEKGFHVICEKPMTTTYEEAKILQDLLAKSGKVFAVTHTYTGYPMVRQMREMIKAGALGKIHKVDARYYQGWINAIIHDKEKRSSVWRLDPKKAGISSCMGDIGVHAFNMIEFTTGLQIKSLLCDFNYMYDDNVMDVDGTVLIRMDKNVKGVIRASQVATGEENGLAIAIYGEKGAFRWEQEKPNFLYKMSDTEPVQIYKPGHAYNSELSLDGTKLPPGHPEGIFDAMANIYLGAARAIRGEKYNDGEFPTMLDGVRGLNFIESTVASHKQGNVWVDMD
- a CDS encoding nucleoside permease; translated protein: MGAKIKFQLSFMMFLEFFIWGGWFVTLGTFLGNNLNATGGQMAQAFSTQSWGAIIAPFIIGLIADRYFNAERILGMLHLMGALLMYQMYQTTEFALFYPYVLGYMILYMPTLALVNSISFNQMKDPAKEFSPIRVFGTIGWIVAGLVISYVFLWDSPEGIQSGMLKNTFLMVALASAVLGLFSFTLPKTPPRVDRNEKVSISEMLGLDALKLLKDRNFLIFFISSVLICIPLAFYYQNANPFLSEIGMDNPTGKMTIGQASEVLFMLLLPYFFTKFGFKKTIMAGMLAWTIRYLLFAYGNAGEMAFMLLIGIALHGICYDFFFVSGQIYTDSKAGDKYKSAAQGLITLATYGVGMLIGFWVAGQITDANIIGENQHSWTKIWSFPAIFALGVALIFLIFFKNEKVSYKQ
- a CDS encoding sugar phosphate isomerase/epimerase, which encodes MNKKNVFQNGFLAVMVILVSAFYSCKQNQKKETSDNQASEEVVAETTEPSYKLSLAQWSINRMIREDGVDPYKFAEMANEWGFEGLEYVSQLYYPELEKDNFSEAAMKTFVEKSKAESEKYGLENLLIMVDGQGDLAAEDENERKEAAENHHKWVDAAAALGCHSIRVNLNGTQDPEVWVPASIDGLTQLATYAKDKNINVIVENHGGPSSNAALLAEVIEQVGMENCGTLPDFGNFCIKREAGDYYESKCVEEYDRYKGVEELMPYAKGVSAKSYGFDEEGKETTIDFARMIKIVKDSGYTGFIDVEYEGNELSEEEGILATKRLLEELL
- a CDS encoding sugar MFS transporter; protein product: MEQVNKNRLFIASCVALLVTAMTFAIRARLETVFGPEGVGLTLEQIGYAFTPAFWGFTLAMLLGGPLVDFLGIKKITWIAFITHAIGIVWTILANDMTSLFIATLFVGIGNGFVEAALNPMIASMYPKSKTKMLNRFHVWFPGGIAIGGVVGWLVMDVMGLSWQIMVGTLFIPLIIYAILFFGQKFPVTERVALGVTNNKMLSSIGKPLFIFMVLCMMLTAASELGTTQRIESLLKESGTIPLLVLVFINGIMALGRAFAGQVIHKLQPSGMLLFSAIFTFIGLWLLTITSGSATFLAAGVFAIGVTFFWPTMLGFVAEYLPETGALGLSIMGAAGMLSVSIVLPIMGNLMDNASAHEALRTMSALPAILIVAFIGLYIFMRGKKVQTEE
- a CDS encoding DinB family protein; its protein translation is MKGFLQQLFDYNFYCNKKLIAQCGSQDKIPENCARLFSHILNAHHIWNQRILGAPTTYTVWQEHPFENWEDIHYENQRTSFEIITNADDLYKRVEYENSQGRTFGNELKDILFHVVNHSTHHRGQILMDLRDSGITPEPLDYIFYKR
- a CDS encoding ASCH domain-containing protein; the encoded protein is MENASARNLWGDFLDAHLEFASKDAPKVIRFYDSEEDANACVDLICKETKRAVSHSLMGLQQRKEPLPKIGEFSVVTDWEGNAKCIIRTSSVKLVPFFAVREEQARLEGEGDKSLEYWKKKHWSYFSRELAEFGKIPRESMIVVFQGIELLFKR